The Flavobacterium faecale genomic sequence TTTGACAAAACCAAAAATCCAGCATTTGAAAATGCAGAGGCCTACTATTATGTTGCTCTAAAAAACAATAAAATTGTCGGTCGTATTGCTGCTATCATCAATTGGGAAGAAGTAAACAATCAGCACAAGAACAAGGTTCGTTTTGGCTGGTTTGATGTTATTAATGACATTGAAGTAACCAAGTTGTTATTAGAAAAAGTGTATGAATTAGGTCGAAAAAACAAATTGGAATACGTTGAAGGACCTATGGGTTTTTCTAATCTTGACAAAGTTGGCGTACTAACGGAAGGTTTTGATCAAATGGGGACCATGGTTACCTGGTACAATCACCCGTATTATGCAACTCACTTTGAAAAATTGGGGTTTGTAATGGAAAAGGAATATATAGAAAGTAAATTTCCTTTCGAAAATGTAAAATTAGAATACTTTGACAAAGCCCAAGAACTCATCAAAAGAAGGTATCAATTAAAGGAATTAAACTTCAAGAAAACTAAAGACGTTTTGCCTTATGTTGACAAAATGTTTGATTTATTCAACGCTTCTTATGCCAATTTATCCTCGTTTGTAGCTATTACAGACGTTCAAAAAGAATATTTCAAGAAAAAATACATCAGTTTCATTAATCCGGAATACATTAAATTTGTAGAGGATAAGGATCATAATTTGGTTGCTTTTGCAATCGTAATGCCTAGTTTTTCTAAAGCCTTGCAAAAAGCGAATGGAAAGCTATTCCCTTTTGGTTTTTATCATTTGTTAAATGCGAGAAACAATAGCAAAGACGTCACTTTTTACTTAATCGGTGTACATCCTGATTACCAAAGTAAAGGTGCACATGCCATTATTTTTAAAGAATACCATACCACTTTTACTCAAAAAGGCATCCAAAATTGTATTCGTACGCCTGAACTAGCCGATAACCATGCTATTCACGCCATTTGGAAAAATTTTGACCCTAAGATTACCTGTAGAAGAAAAACATTTAAAAAAGACCTATAATAGTAGCTTATTATCAAGGTTGTTGACATTCTATATTGCTATTTTTAATGTATTGGCAAATCTCTGAAAAGATAACAGCAACAACTAGTTTTCGTAGCAGAAAGCGCTGCAACCTGCTAAAGCAGTAGTAATTACTAAAAACAAAAAAAACCATTAGCCCCCACTAATGGTTTTAAAATATTAAATAATCAGAAAGCTATTCTTTACAATCAATTTTATTGTAAACTACATTTCCGTCATATTTAATTTTACTTTTATCTTTGAATGCTACTTTACCGTTCATTTCAACTGTCGGGCCATATCCTTCAATTAAAGTAGTCGCATCTTTTTTCAAAAAAGCAACCTCTTTTATGCTTGTTTTTCCTTCAGACTGAAATTTGTAATCAGCATAAATGGTATCTCCTTTCACATTACCCAGTATAGTTCCAAAACTTTTATCTTTTTGTGCATACGAATAATCCAATTCACCTGTAAACTCATTGATACTGTTAATATCAACTGTTAGTGTGATAGTGTCTTTTTCGATAATAGCTTGAAAACATTCCTTAGTTATTGTTTCCAAGGGCGCTTCGACAACTACTGGTGCGATTACAACTTCTTCTTTTGAACTATTTTTACAAGATGATAGCAAGGCTACAAATGCTACTGTACTTAATAGGTATATCGTTTTCATGGTTATAGTATTATTGGTTTATACATGCAAAGTTATCTATAAACCACAAAAGCCATTCATACAATGAATGGCTTTTGTTATATAATTCCCATGAGGGATACTACTATTCTACTTCGGCAGCGTCTAAATCAACTTTTGTTTTACTTGCAATTTCTTTGTAAGTACCATTTACTAATTTTTCGCGAATAGCTTCAAAAGAAGTTAATGTAAGATCAATATCAGATAAAGAGTGAGATGCAGTTGGAATAACACGCAACAAAATAATTCCTTTTGGAATTACAGGATAGATCACAATAGAAAGAAAGATACCGTAGTTCTCTCTCAAATCATTCACCATCACCATAGCTTCTGGCACACTACCTTCAAGATATACAGGTGTTACACAAGTATTTGTATCACCAATATTAAATCCTTTAGATTTTAATCCGTTTTGCAATGCATTTACGTTTTCCCAAAGTTTGTCTTTCAATTCTGGGTGGTTACGCAACAATTCCAAACGTTTCAACGAACCAATTGTTTGAATCATTGGCAACGCCTTTGCAAACATTTGTGAACGTAAATTATATTTTAGGTAATCGATAATTTCTTTATCTGCAGCAACAAAAGCTCCAATATTTGCCATTGATTTTGCAAAAGTAGAGAAATAAACATCGATTTCATCTTGAACTCCTTGCTCTTCACCTGCTCCAGCACCTGTTTTACCAAGGGTACCAAAACCGTGTGCATCATCAACTAGTAAACGGAAATTGTATTTCTTTTTCATTTCTACAATTTCTTTCAACTTACCTTGTTGACCACGCATTCCAAACACACCTTCAGTAATAAAAAGAATACCTCCACCTGTTTCCGACGCTATTTTGGTAGCACGTTGCAGGTTTTTCTCCATACTTTCAATGTCATTGTGTTTGTATGTAAAACGTTTACCAGCATGCAAACGAACTCCGTCAATAATACAAGCGTGTCCATCTACATCGTATACAATTACATCATTTCTTGTTACCAAAGCATCAATAATAGACACCATTCCTTGGTAACCGAAATTCAATAAATACGCTGACTCCTTCATTACAAAAGCAGCCAATTCATTTTCTAGTTGTTCATGGTATTTTGTGTGACCACTCATCATACGAGCACCCATAGGAGCAGCTGCGCCAAATTCTAAAGCCGCATCAGCATCTGCTTTACGTACTTCAGGATGATTAGCTAGACCTAAATAGTCATTCAAACTCCAGTTCAAAACTTCTTTCCCTTGAAACTTCATTCTTGGTCCTAAATCACCTTCTAATTTTGGAAATACAAAGTAACCCTCTGCTTGTGAAGCCCATTTTCCTAAGGGACCTTTATTGTTCTGAATTCTTTCGAATAAATCTTTTACCATAATATCTCTAGTAATAATTTTAATTTTAAGCGTTTGCAAAAATAAATATTTAAATTTTATTACCACCTTATAACCTCATTTATTTTTCGGTTAGGTACACCTATCACTGCATTTTAAAAGAATCACACTACTTTTTACCTATAATATAAGGAAGAAAACGCACGTTTAAGTTTTAAAAACAGGCACTTCTCTACCGATTTGAGTACCGATTATTTTAAAGCGATGGTGCAAAAACCACAAAACAGAAAATTATTGATTCCACAGCACCTATATATGTAACCTAAAATGCTCCTTTCTTTTATAAAACTAAGTCTTCAAACAAACGCGCTGTTGTTCGATCCAAATCGTCACACAAACCAGGATGTGGTCTTGATGTTTGAATTACAGAACTACGCAAAGCAGTCAACCATCTAAATCGTGACGGAATATCCATCATAGCGATTGGGCCACCGTCTTTGGTACCATGACCTACTTTTTCAAAGGCTGAAATGTTAGCTACAATCTGTTCTACATCTGCTTCTGCAGACATTGCCAAGATTTTTTCGACCGCCACATGATGCAGTACCTTAATATACTTTGCTTTTTTGCAGAAAACTATTATTCCAACATTAAGAAACTCTTCGCGCTCTACCCTTGGTACAACCCGAATTACGGCATACTCATATAAGTTTTTCTCTTGCATCTTGGGCTTCCTTAACAAAGTTATCTGAATGTTTTAATCGAATGGATAGAAACTGAAAATAGACCTCTCTCAATTCTTCTGGGGTAGCTTCTACATCTTCCCATTGCAACCACTCTATCGGAATAAGTTTTACTATTTCGAGCAAAACTTCATCGGTCAATATGGCCTTAAAAGCTGTATCAACGGCGGCAAGTTGCGCTGCTTGTGGCAACAGAACATGATCCTTGATAAGGGCAAACGGACTCTGAGCATGCTTTTCCCAATTGGTCCAAGAATGATGAAAATACAAACTTGCACCATGATCAATCAGCCACAGCTCTTTGTGCCAAATCAACATATTGGTATTTCTAAAAGTACGATCTACATTGGTAATAAAGGCATCCAACCATACTATTTGAGAGGCCATAAGCGGCTCTACCGTTGTAACCACTGGATCAAAATTGATGGCTCCAGACAAAAAATGCAAGGCCAAATTAAGACCTTGACTTCCTTGAAGCAAATCCTGAATTTCTTCGTCAGCTTCAGTACGTCCAAACGCTTCTTCAAGATTAGCATACACCAATTCTGGAATTCTTAATTTCAGCACACGGGCGATTTCACCTCCGATTAATTCGGCAATCAATGCTTTTACACCGTGACCTGCTCCTTTAAACTTAAGAACATATTTAAAATCATCATCAGCCTCGGCCAAAGCTGGCAAAGAACCTCCTTCTCGCAAAGGTGTGATGTACCGCGTCACATTGACGGTACGAAGATTGAATTTGCTTATCATATTCGAAATAAATTGAACTACAAACTTACAAATAAGAAAAGTGGTATTTGATGACTATCGGGATCATTTTTTATTTCAAAAAAAAGAAAAAAGCAAGACTATTACAATGCTAGTAAGAAAATCAGGATTATTTTATAAAAAATTTAAGATTCTAGCCTTTCCAAAAATTTTTATCCTTAGACATTAATCGTGTATCTTTGAGCAACATTCATAAAAAACACAATGTCACAAAGCGATACAGAATTAAAACTAGCCGTACTTATAGATGCCGATAATGTTCCCTACAGCAATGTAAAAGGAATGATGGAAGAAATCACCAAATTTGGTACCCCAACAACCAAGCGTATTTATGCCGATTGGACCAAACCAAATGCCAATGGATGGAAAAGTGTTTTGCTAGAACACGCCATAACCCCCATCCAACAATACAGTTACACCGTTGGGAAAAACTCCTCAGACTCTGCGATGATTATCGATGCCATGGACCTATTGTATTCGTACAAAGTAGATGGATTTTGTATTGTCTCTAGTGATAGCGATTTTACACGTCTGGCCATTCGATTAAGAGAAGGTGGAATGAAAGTAATTGGAATTGGAGAAAAAAAGACGCCAAACTCTTTTATCGTTGCTTGTGATAGATTTGTTTACATCGAAGTTTTGGATGGTGCAATCAAGAAGAAGACGAAAAAACCGGCTACCTCATCAAACAATACAGCGACTGTAAACACCAAAAAACAAGCTCCTGCCAAAACACTTAATACCATTGACATTCAAACTATTGATCTTATCGAAGATACCATTGAGGATATTGGCGATGACAGCGGTTGGGCATTTTTGGGAGATGTAGGAAACCTAATTGTAAAGAAAAAACCTGAATTTGACCCAAGGAACTATGGTTTTTCTAAACTAACTCCGATGTTAAAATCGCTGACCGATATTTTGGAAATCGACGAAAGAGATTCAGATAAAAAAGGAATTAAACATGTTTATGTTCGTCTAAAAATCAACTAAAAATTTGTCAACTTTTATAATTTTCGCATGAGAAAGCAATTTTTTATCCTTGGTTTTACGCTTTTAATTATTACCGCATTGGTATACTATTATTTAAAGATTGGATTTCTACTCCTAGTAATTCTACCAATTCTATTAGTGATAGGTTACTACAATAGTGTTCAAAAAAAGCACGCAATTTTGCGAAATTTCCCTGTATTGGGCTACGCTAGGTATTTATTCGAATTGATTGCACCTGAAATTCAGCAGTATTTTATTGAGCGCTCTACCGATGGAAAGCCTTTTTCTAGAAACGAACGATCGCTAGTGTACCAACGTGCAAAGAATATTGACTCCAATACTCCTTTTGGGACACAATTGGATTTAAACCAAAATCATTACGAAGGTATAAAGCATTCCATTTTTCCATCTGTAGTAAATGAAGACTTGCCTCGTGTGTGGGTTGGAGGCGCAGACTGCAAACAACCGTACCATGCTTCATTACTCAATATATCAGCAATGAGTTTTGGCTCTTTGAGTGAAAATGCTATCATGGCGCTCAACAAAGGAGCGCAAAAAGGACACTTTTATCACAATACGGGTGAGGGTGGTTTGACCGAATTTCATTTGCAAGGTGGTGATATTACTTGGCAAATCGGAACGGGCTATTTTGGTTGTAGAACGGCCGAAGGAACATTTGATGCAGGGAAATTCTCTGAAAAATCAAATTTACCGAGCGTGAAAATGATCGAAATTAAACTCTCACAAGGAGCAAAACCAGGTCATGGTGGTGTATTGCCAGCAGCAAAAAACACAGAACAAATTGCAAAAATAAGAGGAGTACAACCCAATATCACTATTTTTTCGCCACCCTCTCATTCTGCTTTTAAAGATTCGAAAGGATTAATTTCGTTTATAAAAGAACTTAGAACGCTTTCTAACGGTAAACCAATTGGTTTCAAGCTTTGTATTGGTGATACCGCCGAATTTGAGTCCTTATGTATCGAAATGATTGCAGCAGATTGCTACCCTGATTTCATTACAGTTGACGGAGCCGAAGGAGGAACTGGAGCCGCACCTTTGGAATTTTCAGACGGAGTAGGAATGCCATTTGAACCGGCATTAATTTTTGTAAACAAAACGTTGATTGCTTACAAAATTAGAGACAAAATTAGAGTAATCGGAAGCGGAAAAATCATTTCGGGTTATGCTGTTTTACGAGCCATTGCCTTAGGTGCAGACTTGTGCAATAGCGCAAGAGGATTCATGTTTTCATTGGGATGCATCCAAGCGCTACGTTGCCACAATAATCAATGCCCAACTGGTGTAGCAACACAAGACAAAATGCTGATGAAAGGTTTGGTCGTTACTGATAAGTTTGAAAGGGTTTTTCATTTTCATAAAAATACGTTACATGCCGCAAATGAGTTACTGGCAGCAACTGGAAAAACTAGCTTTGCCGATATGGATATTAGCATTTTTATGCGAGGAGACGAATTCAGCCATTTATCTGACTTATATTTTCCTGATAATTTAAGGAAGCATACAACTCTTCAATAATTAAAAGTTATAAGAATAAAAAAAACTGCTGCACTTAATTGTTTCTCTAATTAAGTACAGCAGTTTTTAATTTTAATAGTAGTTCTCTACAACTTTAAAAACTAAAGTTAATTGTTATTTTGCACTAGCGGCTAAACACTTTGTAATGGTTTTGTATAATAACCTTTTGTCTATTGGTTTACTTAGATAAGCATCCATACCTATCTCTACTACTCGGGCTTTTGTCGCCTCCATAACATCGGCAGTAACAGCAATAATTGGTACATCTTTGTTTTCTTTGCCTACACTACCATTTCGAATAGCAATTGATGCTTCATACCCATCCATAACCGGCATTTGTAGATCCATTAAAACAAGGTCTATCTTCTCTTTTGTAAATGCATTAAGCCCTTCCAGTCCATTATTAGCAAAAATTACGTTGGTATTTTTCCATTGTTTAATGATCATTTTAATAATAACTTGATTCATCTTATTGTCCTCAACCACCAAAATCGTTTTCCCTTTTAAATCATAATCAATAGTCTCAACCACTTCTAGCAAAGGCTTTTCTATTTCTACAACTTCGAAGTCTACAAAAATCTCGCAAGATGTACCCTCACCTACTTTACTATCAATTTTAAATTCCCCTCCCAACATATCAACTAGATTTCGAACTAAATACAACCCAAGACCTAAACCTCCAAATTTTCGTTTATTATTTGTTTTATATTGAGAAAAAGAATCAAATATTTTACCCATTTTTTTCTCGCTAATACCTATTCCAGAATCAGATACACCTACAATTATGGTAATCTTACCTTTATTAACTTTTGTAACCGATAGTGACATCGTAACAGATCCAACTGGAGTAAATTTTAATGCATTATCAATTACATGATTAATAATTTGCAGATATTTCTTTTTATCTCCAGACACCAAACTAGGAAGCACATCTGAATGATTGAAAATGAATTGCAATCCTTTTTCTTCGGCTCTAGCCTGTGCAATTTGTTTTAAACTCAAAATAGCATCTAATGGATCAAACGTAACATTTTCCACTTTAAGCTCGTGTTTTTCGATTTTAGTAAAATCTAATATATCATCAATAGAATTTAGTAAATTTTCTGAAGAATTTTGAATACTAATACATTTTTCTAAGATGTCATTATCTTTGGTTTTTTCAAGAATATTTTCGTTGTAATTCATAATAACATTCAAAGGCGTTCGCAATTCGTGACTTATATTACACAACAGGTAACATTTTAAATCTCTCATCTCCTGCGCTTTTGACAGCGTATCTTGAGCAAGCATTTTCTTCGTTTTTCTTAAATTAAAAAGATAGAAAACCTCCTTAATCGTAAACAAGACTATTGTTATTGCAATCCCTATTTTGGTGCTTTCTTCAACTAAAAAACTGGAAGACAATACAGCGTATATTTTTAGAGTATAAATACCATAGCTCATTCCTAATACTGCAATTCCGAGGATGAAGAACAATTCTATCGATCGAAATTTATTTTTGAAGCAAAACATGGCAATTACAATTAAAACAAAAATAAAAAAACCAAGTACATTTGCTATCATCAATAACACGTTTAATGACTGTGGAAACAATAAACCAAGTGGCAGCAGTACTATATTAATAGTATAAAAAAGTTGAAACAGAAAATATAATTTTTTATTATTGCGCCTAACTAGCAGCGTTGACTCAGCAAATTTCCCCAAAAATATACCAGTAAAGACAATTGCCATCAAAAATATTTCAGTCACGATAGCATCATTAAATACAGTAAAATATTTCGAAAAATAACCATCCATTATAAAAGGTAAGAAACCGGAAGCCAAGATGAAACTTGACAAAAATAAGATCTTAACACTACGTAACGCAAAAAACAAGAAAAACATAAAAATCGAAAATTGTAATACTAAACCGTAAAAAAGACCATCTCTAAACTCTAGATGAACCATTTTTTTGTAAAAGTGATTATAACTATGTAATACCAAGGGTACTGCAATTACTTTTCCACCAGATTTGTAATGTACATACAAGCTCAATCGATCAGCTGGCTTGATGACCAAGCTAAAAAGAACCTCCTTGCTTTCTAGTACTTTAGTTGAGCTATGAATAGAAGAACCACTGATTGATTTCACTATTTTTTTTGTCCTTTCATCTACAATATACAATTCTACTTGTTGTGATGATGGCAGTGCCGTTTGAAGCAAATATCTTAATTTATTTTTGGTGTTATTTTGAACTGAAACTTGTGCCCAATAATTATCCTTTGAAAATCCGTAGTACACATCATGTAACAAATGTTGCTTGGACTTAACCGTATCAAATTGCGCAATAGCTGACTGAATATCAAGAGTTAAATCGTTTACGTTGATCACTTTTGCAAATTTTTGCAAGTTTACCATTTCAGGACATTTTTCACCTTCAAATATATATTGAGAAAATCCGCTTAGCGAGAATAATAATAAGGTAGCAAGTACAATTCGTTTCATAAAAAAAATTATCAGTGAACTATTTCAATTTAATAATGAACAAAGATAAACGTGTATTGCAGTTGATAGTAAAACTATCGACGAGACGACAATTAGCTATCGACGAACTGTAAAACACTGTAGATAATACGTTTAATAAACGCTTAAAACCCATTCGGCGAAGGAAAAAACACGACAAACTACATGATTTTAAAAAAAAAATCCCTGTAAACATATACGCATCTACAGGGACAAACCATTATTTTTTAATTAGTTATTAAGCAGAGAGGTCTTTAACATACGTCAACTGCAAACTTTTGGATATAGCCTCAAACAGCGTTTCTTTTTTAATAGGTTTGGTTAAATAATCATTCATTCCAATTTCAAAAGCCCTATTTTTTGTTGATTCCATCACATCAGCCGTAACTGCAATTATAGGTACATTGGCATTATACAACCCAGCAACACCATTCCGTATCGCAATTGTAGCCTCATAACCATCCATAACCGGCATTTGTAAATCCATCAAAACGACATCTATGGTCTGTGTTGCAAAAGCATCCAAAGCTTCTTGACCATTATTTGCAAAAACAACTGTGGTATTACTCCACTTTTTTAGAATCATATTAATCACCATTTGGTTGATCGAATTATCCTCAACGACCAAGATGGTTTTTCCTTACATATCATATAACTGGGGTTGCTCCTGCACAACTTTTATTTTTCCATTTTGTGTTAAAGGAAACTCTAGCGTAATCACACAACAAGTTCCTTTATTGACATAACTTGTCATATTAACAGTTCCGTTTTGCATGTTTACCAATGTTTTCACGATATACAGTCCCAAACCAAGTCCGCCAAACTTCCTTTTATTATCCACATTATTTTGACTGAAGGAATCAAAAATCGTCTCCATTTTATCTTTCGAAATTCCGACACCAGAATCTGAAACCGTTAGAATAAAACTTGCTTTTGAATCTGATTTTTGCACGGCTTCTATTTCGAATTTCACAAAACCTTCTGAAGTAAATTTTATAGCATTACTAATCACATTATTCAATACCTGAACCAAACGTGTCTCATCACCGGAAACCATTTCTGGAAAATTACCTCTCTTTTTAAATATAAATTCCAAGCCTTTATCTTTTGCACGAAGCTTAGCGCTGTCTTTGACTTGCTCCATGACCAACAAGGGATCAAAATCAACCGTATCCATCTTTATTTCTTTCTTTTCTATTTTCGAAAAATCTAAAATATCATTCACAGAGCTCAGTAAACTATGAGAAGAGTATTTGATTACTTGGCAATTCTTTTTTATACTTTCATCAACTACTTCACTAGAAACAGAATCAATTAAATTTAGGATCGCATTCAAAGGGGTGCGCAATTCGTGGCTAATATTCGATAAAAAATAAGTTTTTAAATCGCTCATTTCTTCCGCTCGAACCAAGGCCAAACGGTTTAACTCATTTCGCTCATTGCGGAGATTTCGAATTAAATTGGCCATAGATAAGGATAGAAAGATAACCTCTAGCCCTGTTCCAAATTTCGAACTATTTTGAACCAAGAAATTATTAGGCATCAAACCAAAATTATTCAAAATAAACACCCCAAAACCAAGTATTAAAAACAAAATACCAAAGGCAAAAAAGGCATCTACTTTTATTTTCTTTCGAACTAAAGAAACAATTGAACTAATGATTAAGATTAAAATAAACAGTCCGAGCACATTTGCAATAAGAGAACAAAGTGGCAAAGCAGCAGGCACAAATACAACTACAGCTAGAAGGACAAAAACCAAACCGAAAACGACATTAAAGGCAAGGTATATAAAACGGCTATGTTCTTTAATTTTCAAGAACACTTCGCTATACTTACCTAATAAGATACCGGTTGACATTGCAAAGATCAACACCGCATGCTGAGAAACCCAACCACCACTTGGATCGATATATTTATAAAAAAAGCCATCCAATGACAATTGCATACAGCCTACAAACAAAACATATAGACTATAATATAAAAAAGTACGCTCTCGAAGTGCATAATAAAAGAAGAAGTATATAATGGCAGCAATAAGTAAGATCCCATAAAAAATTCCGAAAATAAATTGCTCAAAAGCAGTAGCATCATTAAAACTATCCGAATCACTCAAAAGTAAAGGCATCTTAATCACCTCACCATCACTCTTGATATGCAAATACAAATCTACCTTTGAATTGGGTTGTATATCGAGTTTAAAAATGGTTTTACGACTACGGTAGGCGCGATCCTTAAACGGCATATTATCACCACTAACTGCTTTGGTCATGATACCGGTTTTGGAGTTCACCACGTACAATTCCACACGATCTGTGATAGGCCTTGCTGTTTCGAAATAATAATTTAAATGGGTATTGGTAGCATTTTGAAGCGGAATCTTGGTCCACCAATAGTGATTGGTGAAACCTAAATCGTCTGATTTTGGATTCATTACAGTAGGTTGTAATGCATCAAAGTCACGAATAACTTGTTTAACATCTAATTGTTTGAGTCCAACATCAACAACAGTTGCATAAGGTTGAAGCGAAATAGATTCTGGTATTGCGTCTTTTTGGAATACATACTGCCCTTGCACCACTGTAAAAAACAGCAGAGCAACAAATAGTAGGATCGTATTACAATTAGTCTTGGGGCTAAATAATTGCATAGATTTGTTTTATGTTTAACTAATCTACGTTAAATGTTTTTCTTAGGTTTTAAGAACCTTAAACTTTAACTAAAAAAACGTTAAAGTGCACACGGCACATACTAAAATTATAGGCGAGCCGTTTGGCTACGCCGTTTTTTGGAACAATTAAAAAAGTGTTCTATTTCGCCATATCGATTAGAATGCCAATCATTTTAAAAAAGACGTACCTTTGATGGTATTCATTTTAAAACTTTACTTATGCAACTTGTTTTTGCTTCGAATAATAAAAACAAAATCAAAGAAATTCAACAACTTCTTCCGGCAACGATCCAAATTCTAAGTCTAAGCGACATAGGCTGTACCGAAGAAATTCCAGAAACGGCAGCCACTATTGAAGGGAACGCCATATTGAAAGCCAATTATGTAACTGAAAAATATGGTTACAATTGTTTTGCAGACGATACAGGACTAGAAGTTGATGCACTTGACGGTGCACCCGGAGTCTATTCTGCACGTTATGCAGGCGAACCGTCAGATTCAAATGCAAATATGGATAAATTATTACTGAATCTAAAAAACACTGACAACCGAAAAGCACAGTTTAAAACCATCATCACACTGAACCTGAATGGCAAACATACCTTATTTGAAGGTATTGCAGCAGGAAGCATCACTACAGAACGATCAGGCTCAGAGGGTTTTGGCTACGACCCTATCTTTCGACCAAAAGGTTATGATGACACCTTTGCCGAGATGTCTGCGAACCTTAAAAACGAGATAAGTCACAGAGGAAAAGCCACACGCTTATTGATCGACCATTTAAACCGACTCTAATTATTGCTTTATGTCACAACATTTTGAAAAATAATTTGATTCATCAGACTATTTTGGGTTGCATAAAACAAAATCAGAAGCGAAATTTAAGGTTACCAAAATATAACATTCTGATTATCAAATGGCAATAAATCATTAAAACTTAAATCTTCATTAGTTTATATCGATTATTAACAGTACTTTTGCACCCTATTTAAAATTACATATGAATAAATTTGAACAATTAGGATTGAGTGAATCGTTACTGAAAGCGATTTTAGATCTAGGATTTGAAAATCCGAGCGAAGTACAGGAGAAAGCGATTCCCCTATTATTGGAAAAAGATACAGATATGGTTGC encodes the following:
- a CDS encoding hybrid sensor histidine kinase/response regulator encodes the protein MKRIVLATLLLFSLSGFSQYIFEGEKCPEMVNLQKFAKVINVNDLTLDIQSAIAQFDTVKSKQHLLHDVYYGFSKDNYWAQVSVQNNTKNKLRYLLQTALPSSQQVELYIVDERTKKIVKSISGSSIHSSTKVLESKEVLFSLVIKPADRLSLYVHYKSGGKVIAVPLVLHSYNHFYKKMVHLEFRDGLFYGLVLQFSIFMFFLFFALRSVKILFLSSFILASGFLPFIMDGYFSKYFTVFNDAIVTEIFLMAIVFTGIFLGKFAESTLLVRRNNKKLYFLFQLFYTINIVLLPLGLLFPQSLNVLLMIANVLGFFIFVLIVIAMFCFKNKFRSIELFFILGIAVLGMSYGIYTLKIYAVLSSSFLVEESTKIGIAITIVLFTIKEVFYLFNLRKTKKMLAQDTLSKAQEMRDLKCYLLCNISHELRTPLNVIMNYNENILEKTKDNDILEKCISIQNSSENLLNSIDDILDFTKIEKHELKVENVTFDPLDAILSLKQIAQARAEEKGLQFIFNHSDVLPSLVSGDKKKYLQIINHVIDNALKFTPVGSVTMSLSVTKVNKGKITIIVGVSDSGIGISEKKMGKIFDSFSQYKTNNKRKFGGLGLGLYLVRNLVDMLGGEFKIDSKVGEGTSCEIFVDFEVVEIEKPLLEVVETIDYDLKGKTILVVEDNKMNQVIIKMIIKQWKNTNVIFANNGLEGLNAFTKEKIDLVLMDLQMPVMDGYEASIAIRNGSVGKENKDVPIIAVTADVMEATKARVVEIGMDAYLSKPIDKRLLYKTITKCLAASAK
- a CDS encoding response regulator, giving the protein MILKKWSNTTVVFANNGQEALDAFATQTIDVVLMDLQMPVMDGYEATIAIRNGVAGLYNANVPIIAVTADVMESTKNRAFEIGMNDYLTKPIKKETLFEAISKSLQLTYVKDLSA
- a CDS encoding sensor histidine kinase, encoding MQLFSPKTNCNTILLFVALLFFTVVQGQYVFQKDAIPESISLQPYATVVDVGLKQLDVKQVIRDFDALQPTVMNPKSDDLGFTNHYWWTKIPLQNATNTHLNYYFETARPITDRVELYVVNSKTGIMTKAVSGDNMPFKDRAYRSRKTIFKLDIQPNSKVDLYLHIKSDGEVIKMPLLLSDSDSFNDATAFEQFIFGIFYGILLIAAIIYFFFYYALRERTFLYYSLYVLFVGCMQLSLDGFFYKYIDPSGGWVSQHAVLIFAMSTGILLGKYSEVFLKIKEHSRFIYLAFNVVFGLVFVLLAVVVFVPAALPLCSLIANVLGLFILILIISSIVSLVRKKIKVDAFFAFGILFLILGFGVFILNNFGLMPNNFLVQNSSKFGTGLEVIFLSLSMANLIRNLRNERNELNRLALVRAEEMSDLKTYFLSNISHELRTPLNAILNLIDSVSSEVVDESIKKNCQVIKYSSHSLLSSVNDILDFSKIEKKEIKMDTVDFDPLLVMEQVKDSAKLRAKDKGLEFIFKKRGNFPEMVSGDETRLVQVLNNVISNAIKFTSEGFVKFEIEAVQKSDSKASFILTVSDSGVGISKDKMETIFDSFSQNNVDNKRKFGGLGLGLYIVKTLVNMQNGTVNMTSYVNKGTCCVITLEFPLTQNGKIKVVQEQPQLYDM
- a CDS encoding non-canonical purine NTP diphosphatase → MQLVFASNNKNKIKEIQQLLPATIQILSLSDIGCTEEIPETAATIEGNAILKANYVTEKYGYNCFADDTGLEVDALDGAPGVYSARYAGEPSDSNANMDKLLLNLKNTDNRKAQFKTIITLNLNGKHTLFEGIAAGSITTERSGSEGFGYDPIFRPKGYDDTFAEMSANLKNEISHRGKATRLLIDHLNRL